The sequence below is a genomic window from Pseudomonadota bacterium.
AGGCCAGCACGAGGCTGAGCCCCACGCCCATCTCGTGCCACGGCGACGGCCAGCCTGCGATGATGGCCGCGGCGTGGTTGTAGAGCGCAACGCCCGGGGCGGCAGACACGCCGGCGGCGAACCCCGCCAGCATCAAGAAGGGGAGCACACCGAGGGCTTGCAGCAGGCTCATCATGGCACTGTCGAGGTTCGAGCCGACGAGAGCGGCTCCCTCTTCCTCACGGTCTTCCTCTGCCTGGTGGGGGCATCGAACCGTTGACGCGCCTGCGGTCAGGGCCGCAGGCGAACGCCGATGCCGGGCGCGTCGAGGGGGGTCATCACCCCGTCGGCAAGCTCGGCCCCCTCGAACGGGTCGTCCTTGATGAGCAGGGGGCCGTCGAGATCGGCCCCCTCCACCAGGGGGGCCAGGTGCGCCGCGGCCGAGACCGCGCATGAGGTCTCGGTCATGCAGCCGATCATCACGCGCAGCCCCAGGGCCTTGGCGGTGGTGATCATCTGCAGCCCCTCGCGCATGCCGGCGCACTTCATGAGCTTCACGTTCACCCCGCTGTACACGCCCACCGCGTCGCGCACGTCGGGCAGCCGCCGCAC
It includes:
- a CDS encoding dipeptide epimerase; amino-acid sequence: GCTQIEQPFDPARRDDHAWLTDRSPVPVFGDEGVRRLPDVRDAVGVYSGVNVKLMKCAGMREGLQMITTAKALGLRVMIGCMTETSCAVSAAAHLAPLVEGADLDGPLLIKDDPFEGAELADGVMTPLDAPGIGVRLRP